A region from the Chloroflexia bacterium SDU3-3 genome encodes:
- a CDS encoding DUF11 domain-containing protein yields MKRSSLLLTAGLLGALAVGAISLGSPALPAAHAAPARSVGTPTPPPAPTAEPTDVPPTQVPPTQVPPTARPTEAPTTPPSAVPSEVPPTEVASSPTPTRKPERHRDPDPTATPTTTPLPTATPEVPWTTEVEIHKVADKTQALPGDTVVYTLVARNTGQQDAFDVVVSDPVPAQLAVTNLQSSQGDIVVHGQTVTAYPGTLAAGGTATYRITAQVREGTAAGDIPNTARITTTTTGDTPGNNTSTVTLRVRVPDRTIQRAPAPRMPVTAAGDEVPLVATVAAIPPTGVLGIFGGMLAMLGGVLRWGLRGRMRQQTDGPETAAPRAAAEGVGYVLPVGAVAGPPQLGPELPPPAPPAPLPPLVAVDRDEAIRDALRDLGAEDDALV; encoded by the coding sequence ATGAAGCGTTCTTCTCTTCTCCTGACCGCTGGGCTGCTGGGCGCGCTGGCCGTGGGCGCGATCAGCCTGGGCAGCCCGGCGCTGCCAGCGGCCCACGCGGCCCCGGCGCGGAGCGTCGGCACGCCGACACCGCCGCCCGCACCCACTGCCGAGCCGACGGATGTGCCGCCGACCCAGGTGCCACCGACCCAGGTGCCGCCGACGGCGCGCCCGACTGAGGCCCCGACCACGCCGCCGAGCGCGGTCCCCTCCGAGGTGCCGCCGACCGAGGTGGCCAGCTCGCCCACCCCGACCCGCAAGCCGGAGCGCCACCGTGACCCCGACCCGACGGCCACGCCCACGACCACGCCGCTGCCGACCGCCACGCCCGAGGTGCCGTGGACTACTGAGGTCGAGATCCACAAGGTGGCCGACAAGACCCAAGCGCTGCCGGGTGACACCGTGGTCTACACGCTGGTTGCCCGGAACACGGGCCAGCAGGATGCCTTCGACGTGGTGGTGAGCGACCCGGTGCCCGCCCAGCTGGCCGTGACCAACCTCCAGAGTAGCCAGGGCGATATCGTGGTGCACGGCCAGACGGTGACGGCCTACCCCGGCACGCTGGCGGCGGGCGGGACGGCCACCTACCGCATCACCGCGCAGGTGCGCGAGGGCACGGCGGCGGGCGATATCCCCAACACCGCGCGGATCACGACCACGACCACGGGCGACACCCCCGGCAACAACACCAGCACGGTCACGCTGCGCGTGCGGGTGCCGGATCGGACCATCCAGCGCGCCCCCGCGCCGCGCATGCCTGTGACCGCCGCCGGGGACGAGGTGCCGCTGGTGGCCACGGTGGCGGCCATCCCGCCGACGGGCGTGCTGGGCATCTTCGGCGGCATGCTGGCCATGCTCGGCGGCGTGCTGCGCTGGGGCCTGCGGGGCCGGATGCGGCAGCAAACGGATGGGCCGGAGACCGCTGCGCCACGTGCTGCCGCTGAGGGTGTCGGCTACGTGCTGCCGGTGGGCGCGGTGGCGGGGCCGCCGCAGCTGGGGCCGGAGCTGCCGCCGCCTGCGCCGCCCGCACCGCTGCCGCCGCTGGTGGCGGTGGACCGCGACGAGGCCATCCGCGACGCGCTGCGGGATCTGGGGGCCGAGGATGATGCGCTGGTCTAG
- a CDS encoding NlpC/P60 family protein — translation MIVLSGMLLGCVTLPWYLASQGTTASSIPRWACPTPTPEPYGEDGPVKGYDEGMPDPTTGIPERRPVYYEQWEQEDFDGLGAPFPAPTPYVKTATAFYLGQLVNLSPDLDVRVTVDATDIVSGEQQLVVVTVDWTNRGASFAFSPARQVGISALKRASGIQVAGDGWHWSLAAASRAAQAGYEELLDEEVAGGTSTTQVPIFVPAEGAVQTVDLALDVAAAADPAATPLPETGELGGLHVQWQQGQEPHCGQAGTEDASYGEAAPVVDAPPLPAGTDGVVAFAMAQLDRPYCWGGKGNSPCAGNPSIALKDGGPYADRCPDKQGLPCWDCSGLTWGAYNAVGVPIGHGTANQKNEPVVWRAGSGVDPASVAQPGDLLLFTGANANGRPVGSITHVGLYAGDGLMIHAANYPDGVIPTPHVFSSRYYAPLLVLITRPAR, via the coding sequence ATGATCGTTCTTAGCGGGATGCTGCTTGGCTGTGTGACGCTGCCGTGGTATCTGGCCAGCCAAGGCACGACGGCCAGCAGCATCCCGCGCTGGGCCTGCCCGACACCCACCCCCGAGCCGTATGGCGAGGATGGCCCCGTGAAGGGCTATGACGAGGGGATGCCCGACCCGACCACGGGCATCCCGGAGCGCCGCCCCGTCTATTACGAACAATGGGAGCAGGAGGACTTCGATGGCTTGGGTGCACCCTTCCCGGCTCCCACCCCCTACGTCAAGACCGCGACCGCGTTCTACCTCGGCCAGCTGGTCAACCTCTCCCCGGATCTGGATGTCCGTGTGACGGTGGATGCGACCGATATCGTGAGCGGCGAACAGCAGCTCGTGGTGGTTACGGTTGACTGGACCAATCGCGGCGCGTCCTTCGCGTTCTCGCCTGCGCGCCAGGTGGGGATCAGCGCGCTGAAACGGGCCAGCGGCATTCAGGTGGCGGGGGATGGCTGGCACTGGAGCTTGGCGGCGGCCTCGCGGGCGGCGCAGGCGGGCTATGAGGAGCTGCTGGATGAGGAGGTCGCTGGCGGCACATCGACGACACAGGTGCCGATCTTCGTGCCCGCTGAGGGTGCGGTGCAGACCGTGGACCTTGCGCTGGATGTGGCGGCTGCCGCTGATCCGGCGGCCACGCCGCTGCCGGAGACGGGTGAGCTGGGCGGGCTCCATGTGCAGTGGCAGCAGGGGCAGGAGCCGCATTGCGGCCAGGCGGGGACCGAGGATGCCTCCTATGGCGAGGCCGCGCCAGTGGTCGATGCGCCGCCCCTTCCCGCCGGGACGGATGGGGTGGTCGCTTTTGCGATGGCCCAGCTTGACCGTCCCTACTGCTGGGGCGGGAAGGGCAATAGCCCGTGCGCAGGCAACCCCAGCATTGCGTTGAAGGATGGTGGTCCCTACGCGGATCGCTGCCCGGATAAGCAAGGGCTGCCCTGCTGGGATTGCAGTGGTCTCACCTGGGGCGCATACAACGCGGTCGGCGTACCCATCGGGCACGGCACGGCCAACCAGAAGAACGAGCCGGTGGTGTGGCGGGCGGGGAGTGGAGTTGATCCCGCCAGCGTGGCCCAGCCCGGCGACCTGCTCCTGTTTACGGGCGCGAATGCGAACGGGCGTCCGGTCGGCTCGATCACGCACGTGGGCCTCTACGCCGGGGATGGGCTGATGATCCACGCGGCCAACTATCCAGACGGAGTCATTCCCACCCCCCATGTGTTTTCCTCACGTTACTATGCTCCGCTGTTAGTCTTGATCACCCGTCCCGCGCGCTGA
- a CDS encoding ATP-binding protein: MILSAAELATIWGPPTADVIDLVETVGARWLPAPAKAFVDPANPRTITMGYGQKSDGSWAPIGIPYDQLRYVMWVTAPMGRGKSEWLKWVFNELFRAGSGLMGLDLKGTDLVNGTIPLIPLAREKDVVILDLNGMRVNGEHLYAAMNLLSGDFGRSLGIDYDTQASTVLSFFSSLDERFDSAPGMQNFATMGMLALLEGERSATMQHLVRLYADEDYRNEVCADLTNKPVQDFWLSRFPEMSSQDTGSLVSFQRRIDLLLTYPALAALMVAPGCSINVRELMDTGGILLAGISAKDGKIASIAATLLLTQMTLAALSRVNVPEAQRPDWPVVIDEAQIVFEKNPGMAPVMFSQLRAMRIGTMVVHQNIEQLNAILGVLSGNAQNRLILGAELEDATAYGNNYRALGMVKEDFLNMERFEHQYMKLYGTDAQLFSAQMPGMVSPLEEPAPPPVSTNWRTRQAAVRSPSDARLDAAIGRFKEMAVVDEAKAVTQLGMLMMQDPQAYTAYCERTRQHRLVQREFILNHPGCIPHKERRIRTLSALRVGVPRIETKALQWALLMQSREAAQARAARAEEEKAAKKGGGKKPKAAPSAPGRAAPSAAPAIPTEALLDPFSTSAGAATTALPSLETLLAETAGTLAARETRRDAADIAEGFEV; the protein is encoded by the coding sequence ATGATTTTGAGTGCGGCAGAGCTGGCGACGATCTGGGGGCCGCCGACGGCGGATGTGATCGACCTAGTGGAGACCGTGGGGGCGCGCTGGCTGCCCGCCCCGGCGAAGGCGTTTGTGGACCCGGCGAACCCGCGCACGATCACGATGGGCTACGGGCAGAAGTCGGACGGCTCGTGGGCACCGATCGGCATCCCCTACGACCAGCTGCGCTACGTGATGTGGGTGACGGCCCCGATGGGGCGCGGCAAGTCGGAGTGGCTGAAGTGGGTCTTTAACGAGCTGTTTCGGGCCGGGTCGGGGCTGATGGGTCTCGACCTCAAGGGCACGGATCTGGTGAACGGGACGATCCCGCTGATCCCGCTGGCGCGGGAGAAGGATGTGGTCATCCTCGATCTGAACGGCATGCGGGTGAACGGCGAGCACCTCTACGCCGCGATGAACCTGCTCTCGGGCGACTTCGGGCGCTCGCTGGGCATCGACTACGACACGCAGGCCAGCACGGTGCTGTCGTTCTTCTCCTCGCTCGACGAGCGGTTCGACTCCGCCCCCGGCATGCAGAACTTCGCGACGATGGGCATGCTGGCGCTCCTGGAGGGCGAGCGGAGCGCGACGATGCAGCACCTGGTGCGGCTGTACGCGGACGAGGACTATCGCAATGAGGTGTGCGCGGACCTCACCAACAAGCCGGTGCAGGACTTCTGGCTCTCGCGCTTCCCGGAGATGTCGAGCCAGGACACCGGCTCGCTGGTCAGTTTCCAGCGGCGCATTGACCTGCTCTTGACCTACCCGGCGCTGGCGGCGCTGATGGTTGCGCCGGGCTGCTCGATCAACGTGCGCGAGCTGATGGACACCGGCGGCATCCTGCTGGCCGGGATCTCGGCCAAGGACGGCAAGATCGCCAGCATCGCGGCCACGCTGCTGCTCACGCAGATGACGCTGGCGGCGCTGAGCCGGGTGAACGTGCCGGAGGCGCAGCGCCCGGACTGGCCGGTAGTGATCGACGAGGCCCAGATTGTGTTCGAGAAGAACCCCGGCATGGCCCCAGTGATGTTTTCGCAGCTGCGCGCCATGCGCATCGGGACGATGGTGGTGCACCAGAACATCGAGCAGCTGAACGCGATCCTGGGCGTGCTGAGCGGCAACGCACAGAACCGCCTGATCCTGGGGGCGGAGCTGGAGGACGCGACCGCGTATGGCAACAACTACCGCGCCTTGGGGATGGTCAAGGAGGACTTCCTCAATATGGAGCGGTTTGAGCACCAGTACATGAAGCTCTACGGCACCGACGCGCAGCTCTTCAGCGCGCAGATGCCGGGGATGGTCTCGCCGCTGGAAGAGCCAGCGCCGCCGCCGGTCTCCACCAACTGGCGGACGCGCCAGGCGGCGGTGCGCTCGCCCTCAGACGCGCGGCTGGATGCGGCGATTGGGCGCTTCAAGGAGATGGCGGTGGTGGATGAGGCCAAGGCGGTGACGCAGCTGGGCATGCTGATGATGCAGGACCCGCAGGCCTACACGGCGTACTGCGAGCGGACGCGGCAGCACCGGCTGGTGCAGCGGGAGTTCATCCTGAACCACCCCGGCTGCATCCCGCACAAGGAGCGGCGCATCCGCACGCTCTCAGCCCTGCGGGTGGGGGTGCCCCGGATCGAGACGAAGGCGCTCCAGTGGGCGCTGCTGATGCAGTCGCGGGAGGCAGCGCAGGCGCGGGCGGCGCGGGCCGAGGAGGAGAAGGCGGCCAAGAAAGGCGGCGGGAAGAAGCCGAAGGCCGCGCCCAGCGCGCCAGGGAGAGCGGCCCCTAGCGCGGCCCCGGCCATCCCGACGGAGGCGCTGCTCGACCCATTCAGCACATCCGCCGGGGCGGCCACCACGGCGCTGCCGTCGCTGGAGACGCTGCTGGCGGAGACGGCGGGGACGCTGGCGGCGCGCGAGACGCGGCGGGACGCGGCGGACATCGCCGAGGGCTTCGAGGTATGA
- a CDS encoding winged helix-turn-helix transcriptional regulator: MKNWERDGIWMPPPHPPMRDRELAVLRALGRLGPTRMQDLAHLLLIGMSRAAAYRLMARLRDGGWVWETRGPSVGQQRADGRPGPPRSERVFGLTVEGRNQLDVMGGEPVGAVLERLIVRDRRGPPPAQLALQSDVLLSAWCAAVLEQARRAPMLVGARCQVKLVPALDPGTGQVLQTMGAYVELRFEGQRRSHERPRWQVPWQEEPAPAGSQVVRWGLEVDTGSQVVQRLVLQAKTYAALQPVYAKVLGGPVTPILLTPAGQRAGQVMQAWREGWPETTAVIASYERAEHPTLGVLWGTYSTVRDSPPKPTYLLGRLVPDPKTWVQMTAGWAERPRE, translated from the coding sequence ATGAAGAACTGGGAGCGTGATGGGATTTGGATGCCGCCCCCACACCCGCCGATGCGGGACCGCGAGCTGGCGGTGCTGCGGGCGCTAGGACGGCTGGGGCCGACGCGGATGCAGGACCTGGCGCATCTGCTCCTCATCGGGATGAGCCGGGCGGCGGCGTATCGGCTGATGGCGCGGCTACGGGATGGGGGCTGGGTGTGGGAGACGCGTGGGCCAAGTGTGGGGCAGCAGCGGGCGGATGGGAGGCCAGGGCCGCCGCGCAGCGAGCGGGTATTCGGGCTGACGGTGGAGGGGCGCAATCAGCTGGACGTAATGGGAGGCGAGCCGGTGGGCGCGGTGCTGGAGCGGCTGATCGTACGGGACCGGCGCGGGCCGCCGCCAGCGCAGCTCGCGCTTCAGAGCGACGTGCTGCTCTCGGCGTGGTGCGCGGCGGTGCTGGAGCAGGCGCGGCGCGCGCCGATGCTGGTGGGGGCGCGGTGCCAGGTCAAGCTGGTGCCCGCGCTCGACCCTGGGACGGGGCAGGTGCTCCAGACGATGGGGGCGTATGTGGAGCTGCGGTTTGAGGGGCAGCGGCGGAGCCATGAGCGGCCACGGTGGCAGGTGCCGTGGCAGGAGGAACCAGCGCCAGCGGGGAGCCAGGTGGTGCGGTGGGGGCTGGAGGTGGACACGGGGAGCCAGGTGGTGCAGCGGCTGGTGCTCCAGGCAAAGACCTACGCAGCGTTGCAGCCGGTGTACGCGAAGGTGCTGGGCGGGCCGGTGACACCGATCTTGTTGACCCCGGCAGGGCAGCGGGCGGGGCAGGTGATGCAGGCATGGCGGGAGGGGTGGCCGGAGACAACGGCGGTGATTGCGAGCTATGAGCGGGCGGAGCACCCGACGCTGGGGGTGCTGTGGGGGACGTACTCGACGGTGCGGGACAGCCCGCCGAAGCCGACCTATCTGCTGGGGCGGCTGGTGCCCGACCCGAAGACGTGGGTGCAGATGACGGCGGGATGGGCGGAACGACCGAGAGAATGA
- a CDS encoding metal-dependent hydrolase, whose amino-acid sequence MSGYQTHMFIGGVAGLALVRALAASGQPPALGFTPVFVQHFGRNGPLLADLAVIAASALLATVPDIDEPGSFIARRAQAVIALAVIALAVIGAVGAGLPPAWWLVATFVGGLVGGLAGYAFVWGIRRAAGGHRRFTHSLVLAAACGLVAVALWGLGLRGWPLIPAALAWAIGVHDIGDLVTPNGLPLLHPFSQRSFRLLPEPLCRIGEPLVALLALLVVLALVGVLRVPVGWR is encoded by the coding sequence ATGTCAGGCTATCAGACCCATATGTTCATCGGCGGCGTCGCCGGTCTCGCGCTGGTGCGCGCCCTCGCGGCGAGTGGGCAGCCCCCGGCGCTGGGGTTCACGCCCGTGTTCGTGCAGCACTTCGGCAGGAACGGGCCGCTCCTGGCCGACCTCGCGGTGATTGCGGCCTCGGCGCTCCTGGCGACCGTGCCGGACATCGACGAGCCGGGGAGCTTCATCGCTCGGCGGGCGCAGGCCGTGATCGCGCTGGCGGTCATTGCGCTGGCGGTCATCGGCGCGGTGGGCGCGGGCCTGCCGCCCGCGTGGTGGCTGGTGGCCACGTTTGTGGGCGGCCTCGTCGGCGGCCTGGCGGGCTATGCGTTCGTGTGGGGCATCCGGCGCGCGGCGGGCGGCCACCGGCGCTTCACCCACAGCCTGGTGCTGGCGGCGGCCTGCGGCCTCGTGGCGGTCGCGCTCTGGGGCCTGGGCCTGCGCGGCTGGCCGCTCATCCCGGCGGCGCTGGCCTGGGCCATTGGAGTTCATGACATCGGTGATCTGGTGACTCCGAACGGCCTCCCACTGCTGCACCCGTTTTCCCAGCGCTCGTTCCGCCTCCTGCCCGAGCCGCTGTGCCGGATCGGGGAGCCGCTGGTGGCGCTCCTCGCGCTGCTCGTGGTGCTCGCGCTGGTGGGCGTGCTGCGGGTGCCGGTGGGGTGGCGGTGA
- a CDS encoding site-specific DNA-methyltransferase, which yields MTDALLRRPAPLLGPALAAPTPWAMLHGEALALLRELPTGLADALITDEPYSSGGMMRSDRTAAPNDKYATRMDYQAYSGDNRDARSWAYWCTLWLSEALRVVKPGGYVLLFCDWRQLPLTTDVFQGAGAIWRGIIPWDKGLAARAPHTGYVRHQCEYIVWGTVGPVGQADGRGPFPGCYHIPVDVAEKEHQAGKPVALMRRLARMVPPNGVILDCFAGSASTGAGALLEGRRFLGIEREAAFVATSEARLARTAAYAALLAAMDRDAPAARAAGAPEERAAEPGVRQEAAIWRWGSTEPRRMPWM from the coding sequence ATGACCGACGCTCTTCTACGGCGGCCTGCGCCCCTGCTGGGACCGGCGCTGGCCGCGCCCACGCCGTGGGCCATGCTCCACGGTGAGGCGCTGGCGCTCCTGCGCGAGCTGCCCACCGGTCTGGCGGATGCGCTCATCACCGATGAGCCGTACTCGTCGGGCGGCATGATGCGCAGCGACCGCACCGCCGCGCCAAACGACAAGTATGCCACCCGGATGGACTATCAGGCCTACTCGGGCGACAACCGCGACGCCCGGTCGTGGGCCTACTGGTGCACGCTCTGGCTGAGCGAGGCGCTGCGGGTGGTCAAACCGGGCGGCTATGTGCTGCTGTTCTGCGACTGGCGGCAGCTGCCGCTCACGACCGATGTGTTTCAGGGCGCGGGGGCGATCTGGCGCGGGATTATCCCCTGGGACAAGGGGCTGGCGGCCCGCGCGCCGCACACCGGCTACGTGCGGCACCAGTGCGAGTATATCGTGTGGGGGACGGTCGGCCCGGTGGGGCAGGCCGACGGGCGCGGGCCGTTTCCGGGCTGCTACCACATCCCGGTGGATGTGGCGGAGAAGGAGCACCAGGCGGGCAAGCCGGTGGCGCTGATGCGGCGGCTGGCGCGGATGGTGCCGCCGAACGGGGTCATCCTCGACTGCTTCGCGGGCTCGGCCAGCACCGGGGCGGGGGCGCTTCTGGAGGGGCGGCGGTTCCTGGGGATCGAGCGGGAGGCCGCCTTCGTGGCGACCTCGGAGGCGCGGCTGGCGCGCACAGCGGCCTATGCGGCGCTGCTGGCGGCGATGGATCGGGACGCACCCGCCGCCCGCGCGGCGGGTGCGCCGGAGGAGCGGGCGGCGGAGCCGGGGGTGCGGCAGGAGGCCGCGATCTGGCGCTGGGGGAGCACGGAGCCACGGAGGATGCCATGGATGTGA
- a CDS encoding ParB/RepB/Spo0J family partition protein yields the protein MDVMTETRLEQIDIQHIDLDPAQPRQEIDQAALEELAASIAEQGVVTPLRVVARPDGRYQLLYGERRLRAAMLNGMATVPCLVDATVPTWEAALDIQLTENLHRAELRPLEVAQTLWRRILGANIAAIEEERAEDGAATARLLASYLTPSAQIAALEDRLAALAGVGSVVDYFRGGQVRVSRKTILARYGMAGWEASRLRKLFGTLDVAPEVQDLLAGVDVSARVLRDLRQFAPEEQVAIVSAAREVEDGDVGGAVRKAIAEKSGKSPRASATLSDGDAGGDDGEDDGAPLPLAEPTDAFVPDPALALLTKGHTAPKLVVDQAPPARGSTPPVTPVGAWEEDAVLILEGALEAARQACADAGVLTLSAAQRRRVAPLWAQLVAAMAGALNE from the coding sequence ATGGATGTGATGACGGAGACGAGGCTGGAGCAGATCGACATCCAGCACATCGACCTGGACCCGGCGCAGCCGCGCCAGGAGATTGACCAAGCGGCGCTGGAGGAGCTGGCGGCCTCGATTGCGGAGCAGGGGGTGGTGACGCCGCTGCGGGTGGTGGCACGGCCCGATGGGCGCTACCAGCTGCTCTACGGTGAGCGGCGGCTGCGGGCGGCGATGCTGAACGGAATGGCGACGGTGCCGTGCCTGGTGGATGCGACGGTGCCGACCTGGGAGGCGGCGCTGGATATCCAGCTCACCGAGAACCTGCACCGGGCCGAGCTGCGCCCGCTGGAGGTGGCGCAGACGCTGTGGCGGCGCATCCTGGGGGCGAACATCGCGGCCATCGAGGAGGAGCGCGCGGAGGACGGCGCGGCGACGGCGCGGCTGTTGGCGTCGTACCTGACGCCCAGCGCGCAGATCGCGGCGCTGGAGGACCGGCTGGCGGCGCTGGCGGGGGTGGGGTCCGTGGTGGACTACTTCCGGGGTGGGCAGGTGCGGGTGAGCCGGAAGACCATCCTGGCGCGCTACGGGATGGCGGGCTGGGAGGCATCGCGGCTGCGCAAGCTGTTCGGGACGCTGGATGTCGCGCCGGAGGTGCAGGACCTCTTGGCGGGGGTGGACGTATCGGCGCGGGTGCTGCGGGATCTGCGGCAGTTCGCGCCGGAGGAGCAGGTCGCCATTGTGAGCGCGGCGCGGGAGGTGGAGGACGGGGACGTGGGCGGTGCGGTGCGCAAGGCGATCGCGGAGAAGAGCGGGAAGTCGCCCCGCGCGAGTGCCACGCTGAGCGATGGGGATGCGGGCGGGGATGATGGCGAGGATGATGGCGCGCCGCTGCCGCTGGCCGAGCCGACGGACGCGTTCGTCCCCGACCCGGCGCTGGCGCTGCTGACGAAGGGGCACACCGCGCCGAAGCTGGTGGTGGACCAGGCCCCGCCCGCGCGCGGGAGTACGCCGCCGGTGACGCCCGTGGGGGCGTGGGAGGAGGATGCGGTGCTCATCCTGGAAGGCGCGCTGGAGGCGGCGCGGCAGGCCTGCGCGGACGCGGGGGTGCTGACCTTGAGCGCGGCGCAGCGGCGGCGGGTCGCGCCGCTGTGGGCGCAGCTCGTGGCGGCGATGGCGGGCGCGCTGAACGAGTGA